One genomic window of Panulirus ornatus isolate Po-2019 chromosome 14, ASM3632096v1, whole genome shotgun sequence includes the following:
- the LOC139753345 gene encoding uncharacterized protein: MEGKEVASSLYNTTFLKDPIMDRQMLTHTHEKSLKYSQYQTNFIQYCNLGSHLKTHSGDERNECSLCQKSFSRRSHLLRHMTIHRGEKPHECSYCQKTFFQRSDLAQHMTVHTGEKPYECLQCQRTFSQRSSLARHMTVHTGEKPFECSQCQKTFSRKSHLVRHVIVHTEEKPFECSYCQKTFSQNSYLMHHISVHTGEKPHECSHCQKTFSRKSDLVRHMKLHKREKVSASVHIGQSFFYKAGKKCHIPCRSKCHCDKLMSCKQTSMGHVMSLSLTKKSSSPGGVNSEVDNVTESIICKMESSELAGIAPGSFIKAEVDDIDVVKEEL; this comes from the coding sequence ATGGAGGGCAAAGAAGTGGCATCTTCATTGTACAACACCACATTCTTAAAGGATCCCATTATGGATAGGCAAATGCTTACACACACGCATGAGAAATCTCTCAAGTATTCACAATACCAGACAAACTTTATCCAATACTGTAATCTTGGAAGTCACTTGAAGACTCATTCAGGAGATGAACGAAATGAATGCTCACTATGCCAAAAGAGCTTCTCCCGCAGGAGCCATTTATTGCGGCACATGACCATTCATAGAGGAGAAAAGCCTCATGAATGTTcatattgccaaaagaccttcttccAGAGGAGTGATTTGGCACAACACATGActgttcacacaggagagaaaccatatgaatgtttgCAGTGCCAGAGGACTTTCTCTCAGCGTAGCAGTTTAGCacggcacatgactgttcatacaggtgagaagccatttgaatgctcacagtgccaaaagaccttttccCGGAAAAGTCATTTAGTGCGCCACGTGATTGTTCATACAGAAGAGAAGCCATTTGAGTGTTCATATTGTCAAAAGACTTTCTCCCAGAATAGTTATTTAATGCATCATATTTCTGTGCATACTGGGGAAAAACCACATGAATgctcacattgccaaaagaccttctcccgtAAGAGTGATTTAGTGAGACACATGAAACTTCACAAAAGAGAGAAGGTGTCTGCTAGCGTTCACATAGGTCAAAGCTTTTTCTACAAGGCTGGTAAAAAATGTCACATACCTTGCCGAAGTAAATGTCACTGTGACAAGTTGATGTCCTGCAAACAAACATCTATGGGGCATGTAATGTCTCTTTCATTGACAAAGAAGTCTAGTAGTCCTGGAGGAGTGAATAGTGAAGTTGATAATGTCACAGAATCTATCATATGCAAAATGGAAAGTTCAGAACTTGCTGGAATTGCCCCTGGATCATTCATAAAGGCTGAAGTAGATGATATTGATGTTGTTAAAGAAGAGTTGTGA